Proteins co-encoded in one Brassica oleracea var. oleracea cultivar TO1000 chromosome C4, BOL, whole genome shotgun sequence genomic window:
- the LOC106339899 gene encoding protein JASON-like isoform X1, producing MGCLFRCFLRAKAEEQSTVGDSVSQPPGVNSIRGHDSKNRLSALFLSQEKADSPPRHHREGSGLHIHNDLIIKDEVQLLKACGVTTATPIEIRKASQKLETPQRGKQLTSSQVHSWISDAVFHLDEPCEEFSEQTPSSCVTRISTGYSDAGEESQEGIGTEFRDGVYRPSKVPFTDGKRKSVWSKCDFDQSYSSTSSKNSTSKTPEKAGKSNFSTTSRNLTSLKLSDEIQTPAVMESAVRGRPRIRSHCLHSASSLTENASICKLPEDSDETKEHACKEKKEPESPIPVTCEGKLEESSASPSPWVKQSEEKSNQKVTATISTVTYGDRPIIGTAAAHWNEKEQSQISPKWWDGNGIPNSTNKYKEDQKVSWHVTSFEERLEKALSEEGGQGFIPSRKLELMEEAERDTAISQLHHPAQSTSIVSF from the exons ATGGGTTGTCTCTTCCGTTGCTTCCTCCGTGCCAAAGCCGAGGAGCAATCTACCGTCGGCGATTCCGTCTCTCAACCTCCCGGCGTCAACTCCATC AGAGGCCACGACTCGAAGAATCGTTTGTCAGCTCTGTTTCTCTCTCAAG AGAAAGCAGATTCTCCGCCACGTCATCACAGAGAAGGATCTGGTTTGCATATTCACAACGATCTCATCATCAAGGATGAG GTTCAGCTTCTCAAAGCTTGCGGTGTAACAACAGCCACACCGATTGAAATTAGGAAAGCATCCCAAAAGCTGGAAACTCCTCAACGTGGAAAACAGCTTACATCTTCCCAAGTTCATTCCTGGATCTCTGATGCAGTCTTTCACTTGGATGAACCGTGCGAAGAGTTTTCAGAGCAAACTCCTAGCAG TTGCGTGACGAGGATCTCCACTGGATATAGTGATGCTGGTGAAGAAAGCCAAGAAGGCATTGGTACTGAGTTCAGGGATGGGGTGTATAGACCCAGCAAGGTGCCATTCACAGATGGAAAGAGGAAATCAGTGTGGTCTAAATGTGATTTTGATCAATCTTACTCTTCTACTTCTTCCAAGAACAGCACTTCAAAGACACCAGAGAAGGCTGGAAAAAGTAATTTCTCAACAACCTCGCGTAATCTGACCTCATTGAAGCTATCTGATGAGATTCAAACTCCTGCAGTTATGGAATCAGCAGTAAGGGGGAGACCAAGAATCAGGTCGCACTGTTTGCATTCAGCTTCCAGTCTTACTGAAAACGCCTCCATATGTAAGCTCCCTGAAGATTCAGATGAGACTAAAGAGCATGCTTGCAAAGAGAAAAAAGAACCTGAATCTCCAATACCAGTAACTTGTGAGGGAAAGTTGGAAGAGAGTTCAGCTAGTCCTTCTCCTTGGGTGAAGCAGAGTGAAGAGAAGAGTAACCAAAAAGTGACGGCTACTATATCCACTGTTACTTATGGGGACAGGCCCATCATTGGAACGGCTGCTGCTCACTGGAACGAGAAAGAGCAATCTCAAATCTCACCCAAATGGTGGGATGGTAATGGGATACCAAACTCTACAAACAAGTACAAAGAG GATCAGAAAGTGAGTTGGCACGTAACATCTTTCGAGGAGAGATTGGAGAAAGCACTTTCAGAAGAAGGCGGTCAAGGTTTCATCCCATCAAG AAAACTTGAATTAATGGAAGAGGCTGAAAGGGACACAGCTATATCACAGCTGCATCATCCAGCGCAATCCACATCAATCGTTTCCTTTTGA
- the LOC106339899 gene encoding protein JASON-like isoform X2 — MGCLFRCFLRAKAEEQSTVGDSVSQPPGVNSIRGHDSKNRLSALFLSQDSPPRHHREGSGLHIHNDLIIKDEVQLLKACGVTTATPIEIRKASQKLETPQRGKQLTSSQVHSWISDAVFHLDEPCEEFSEQTPSSCVTRISTGYSDAGEESQEGIGTEFRDGVYRPSKVPFTDGKRKSVWSKCDFDQSYSSTSSKNSTSKTPEKAGKSNFSTTSRNLTSLKLSDEIQTPAVMESAVRGRPRIRSHCLHSASSLTENASICKLPEDSDETKEHACKEKKEPESPIPVTCEGKLEESSASPSPWVKQSEEKSNQKVTATISTVTYGDRPIIGTAAAHWNEKEQSQISPKWWDGNGIPNSTNKYKEDQKVSWHVTSFEERLEKALSEEGGQGFIPSRKLELMEEAERDTAISQLHHPAQSTSIVSF, encoded by the exons ATGGGTTGTCTCTTCCGTTGCTTCCTCCGTGCCAAAGCCGAGGAGCAATCTACCGTCGGCGATTCCGTCTCTCAACCTCCCGGCGTCAACTCCATC AGAGGCCACGACTCGAAGAATCGTTTGTCAGCTCTGTTTCTCTCTCAAG ATTCTCCGCCACGTCATCACAGAGAAGGATCTGGTTTGCATATTCACAACGATCTCATCATCAAGGATGAG GTTCAGCTTCTCAAAGCTTGCGGTGTAACAACAGCCACACCGATTGAAATTAGGAAAGCATCCCAAAAGCTGGAAACTCCTCAACGTGGAAAACAGCTTACATCTTCCCAAGTTCATTCCTGGATCTCTGATGCAGTCTTTCACTTGGATGAACCGTGCGAAGAGTTTTCAGAGCAAACTCCTAGCAG TTGCGTGACGAGGATCTCCACTGGATATAGTGATGCTGGTGAAGAAAGCCAAGAAGGCATTGGTACTGAGTTCAGGGATGGGGTGTATAGACCCAGCAAGGTGCCATTCACAGATGGAAAGAGGAAATCAGTGTGGTCTAAATGTGATTTTGATCAATCTTACTCTTCTACTTCTTCCAAGAACAGCACTTCAAAGACACCAGAGAAGGCTGGAAAAAGTAATTTCTCAACAACCTCGCGTAATCTGACCTCATTGAAGCTATCTGATGAGATTCAAACTCCTGCAGTTATGGAATCAGCAGTAAGGGGGAGACCAAGAATCAGGTCGCACTGTTTGCATTCAGCTTCCAGTCTTACTGAAAACGCCTCCATATGTAAGCTCCCTGAAGATTCAGATGAGACTAAAGAGCATGCTTGCAAAGAGAAAAAAGAACCTGAATCTCCAATACCAGTAACTTGTGAGGGAAAGTTGGAAGAGAGTTCAGCTAGTCCTTCTCCTTGGGTGAAGCAGAGTGAAGAGAAGAGTAACCAAAAAGTGACGGCTACTATATCCACTGTTACTTATGGGGACAGGCCCATCATTGGAACGGCTGCTGCTCACTGGAACGAGAAAGAGCAATCTCAAATCTCACCCAAATGGTGGGATGGTAATGGGATACCAAACTCTACAAACAAGTACAAAGAG GATCAGAAAGTGAGTTGGCACGTAACATCTTTCGAGGAGAGATTGGAGAAAGCACTTTCAGAAGAAGGCGGTCAAGGTTTCATCCCATCAAG AAAACTTGAATTAATGGAAGAGGCTGAAAGGGACACAGCTATATCACAGCTGCATCATCCAGCGCAATCCACATCAATCGTTTCCTTTTGA
- the LOC106339899 gene encoding protein JASON-like isoform X3, with amino-acid sequence MGCLFRCFLRAKAEEQSTVGDSVSQPPGVNSIRGHDSKNRLSALFLSQEKADSPPRHHREGSGLHIHNDLIIKDEVQLLKACGVTTATPIEIRKASQKLETPQRGKQLTSSQVHSWISDAVFHLDEPCEEFSEQTPSSCVTRISTGYSDAGEESQEGIGTEFRDGVYRPSKVPFTDGKRKSVWSKCDFDQSYSSTSSKNSTSKTPEKAGKIMESAVRGRPRIRSHCLHSASSLTENASICKLPEDSDETKEHACKEKKEPESPIPVTCEGKLEESSASPSPWVKQSEEKSNQKVTATISTVTYGDRPIIGTAAAHWNEKEQSQISPKWWDGNGIPNSTNKYKEDQKVSWHVTSFEERLEKALSEEGGQGFIPSRKLELMEEAERDTAISQLHHPAQSTSIVSF; translated from the exons ATGGGTTGTCTCTTCCGTTGCTTCCTCCGTGCCAAAGCCGAGGAGCAATCTACCGTCGGCGATTCCGTCTCTCAACCTCCCGGCGTCAACTCCATC AGAGGCCACGACTCGAAGAATCGTTTGTCAGCTCTGTTTCTCTCTCAAG AGAAAGCAGATTCTCCGCCACGTCATCACAGAGAAGGATCTGGTTTGCATATTCACAACGATCTCATCATCAAGGATGAG GTTCAGCTTCTCAAAGCTTGCGGTGTAACAACAGCCACACCGATTGAAATTAGGAAAGCATCCCAAAAGCTGGAAACTCCTCAACGTGGAAAACAGCTTACATCTTCCCAAGTTCATTCCTGGATCTCTGATGCAGTCTTTCACTTGGATGAACCGTGCGAAGAGTTTTCAGAGCAAACTCCTAGCAG TTGCGTGACGAGGATCTCCACTGGATATAGTGATGCTGGTGAAGAAAGCCAAGAAGGCATTGGTACTGAGTTCAGGGATGGGGTGTATAGACCCAGCAAGGTGCCATTCACAGATGGAAAGAGGAAATCAGTGTGGTCTAAATGTGATTTTGATCAATCTTACTCTTCTACTTCTTCCAAGAACAGCACTTCAAAGACACCAGAGAAGGCTGGAAAAA TTATGGAATCAGCAGTAAGGGGGAGACCAAGAATCAGGTCGCACTGTTTGCATTCAGCTTCCAGTCTTACTGAAAACGCCTCCATATGTAAGCTCCCTGAAGATTCAGATGAGACTAAAGAGCATGCTTGCAAAGAGAAAAAAGAACCTGAATCTCCAATACCAGTAACTTGTGAGGGAAAGTTGGAAGAGAGTTCAGCTAGTCCTTCTCCTTGGGTGAAGCAGAGTGAAGAGAAGAGTAACCAAAAAGTGACGGCTACTATATCCACTGTTACTTATGGGGACAGGCCCATCATTGGAACGGCTGCTGCTCACTGGAACGAGAAAGAGCAATCTCAAATCTCACCCAAATGGTGGGATGGTAATGGGATACCAAACTCTACAAACAAGTACAAAGAG GATCAGAAAGTGAGTTGGCACGTAACATCTTTCGAGGAGAGATTGGAGAAAGCACTTTCAGAAGAAGGCGGTCAAGGTTTCATCCCATCAAG AAAACTTGAATTAATGGAAGAGGCTGAAAGGGACACAGCTATATCACAGCTGCATCATCCAGCGCAATCCACATCAATCGTTTCCTTTTGA